One window from the genome of Molothrus ater isolate BHLD 08-10-18 breed brown headed cowbird chromosome 5, BPBGC_Mater_1.1, whole genome shotgun sequence encodes:
- the LOC118698406 gene encoding tetraspanin-7-like, producing the protein MTLLKLSLMAFSFVFWAAGLTMLIIGLWAKVSLGSYLALSASGYPSAPAILLATGVAVIIWGFLGCFGAATEHRGLLRAYSAFLAAVLAAGLAAGLSALLYRQTLAQGFQEGLRRALLAYGEDDGVADALDALQRALSCCGVESYRDWLRSPWALQQNGSVPLSCCRARRGCQRGPPDVRWLHRDGCFGRVSAFVGSNMFCVATAALGLALLQLVGIVLACLLAARVPAQLLGITTPR; encoded by the coding sequence ATGACCCTGCTCAAGCTGTCCCTCATGGCCTTCAGCTTCGTCTTCTGGGCAGCGGGGCTGACCATGCTCATCATCGGCCTCTGGGCCAAGGTGTCTCTGGGAAGTTACTTGGCGCTGTCGGCCAGCGGCTACCCCAGCGCCCCCGCCATCCTCTTGGCTACCGGCGTCGCTGTCATCATCTGGGGCTTCCTGGGATGCTTCGGCGCCGCTACGGAGCACCGGGGACTCCTGCGCGCCTACAGCGCCTTCCTGGCCGCCGTGCTGGCGGCCGGGCTGGCGGCCGGGCTCTCGGCGCTCCTGTACCGCCAGACCCTGGCGCAGGGCTTCCAGGAGGGGCTGCGCCGGGCGCTGCTGGCCTACGGGGAGGACGACGGCGTGGCGGACGCCCTGGACGCGCTGCAGCGAGCCTTGTCCTGCTGCGGTGTGGAGAGCTACCGCGACTGGCTGCGCTCGCCCTGGGCGCTGCAGCAGAACGGCTCGGtgcccctcagctgctgccGGGCCCGCCGCGGCTGCCAGCGCGGCCCGCCCGACGTGCGCTGGCTGCACCGCGACGGCTGCTTCGGCAGGGTGTCCGCCTTCGTCGGCAGCAACATGTTCTGTGTCGCCAccgctgccctggggctggcgCTGCTGCAGCTCGTCGGCATTGTGCTGGCCTGCCTGCTGGCTGCCCgagtccctgcccagctgctgggcatCACCACCCCTCGCTGA